The Micromonospora sp. WMMD961 genome has a segment encoding these proteins:
- a CDS encoding SCP2 sterol-binding domain-containing protein, giving the protein MTATSAFFERLTVAGQDPRFNKVCGSVRFDIRDGDRLEQWLLKIDHGRMRVARSAEPATTVIMVSAQVAEAMARGEVNGLAAITRGEIMVDGDLGLALRIGRLFPRNPEHGGPDGGR; this is encoded by the coding sequence ATGACGGCGACCAGTGCCTTTTTCGAGCGGTTGACCGTTGCCGGCCAGGACCCGCGTTTCAACAAGGTCTGTGGGAGCGTGCGCTTCGACATTCGGGACGGGGACCGCCTCGAACAGTGGCTCCTCAAGATCGATCACGGCCGGATGCGGGTGGCGCGGAGCGCCGAGCCGGCCACCACCGTGATCATGGTTTCCGCGCAGGTCGCGGAAGCGATGGCACGTGGTGAGGTGAACGGCCTGGCGGCGATCACCCGGGGCGAGATCATGGTCGACGGCGACCTCGGCCTGGCGTTGCGGATCGGGCGGCTGTTCCCGCGGAACCCGGAGCACGGCGGCCCGGACGGCGGCCGGTGA
- a CDS encoding sigma-70 family RNA polymerase sigma factor, producing MSDGDLISALYASCFRRLVVQLYAVTGDLSEAQEAVQEAFTRALVSPRRFAALENPEAWLRRVAVNWARSRFRRRRVLDGLLRRIGPPPAVADHSPEHLALLAALRELPAGQRHALALHYLVDLPVDEVAHTLGVSAGTVKSRLSRGRHALAALLTDTTETDETETRRIDARS from the coding sequence GTGTCCGACGGCGATCTGATCTCGGCCCTCTACGCCAGCTGTTTCCGGCGCCTGGTGGTCCAGCTGTACGCGGTGACCGGTGACCTCAGCGAAGCGCAGGAGGCGGTCCAGGAGGCGTTCACCCGTGCGCTGGTGTCGCCACGGCGCTTCGCCGCGCTGGAGAACCCGGAGGCGTGGCTGCGGCGGGTCGCGGTGAACTGGGCCCGCAGTCGGTTCCGCCGCCGTCGGGTGCTCGACGGGCTGCTGCGCCGGATCGGCCCGCCACCAGCCGTCGCCGACCACTCGCCGGAGCACCTGGCCCTCCTCGCCGCGCTGCGGGAGCTGCCAGCGGGGCAGCGGCACGCCCTGGCGCTGCACTACCTCGTCGACCTGCCGGTGGACGAGGTCGCCCACACCCTGGGCGTGTCGGCCGGGACGGTGAAGTCCCGGCTGTCTCGGGGCCGGCACGCCCTGGCGGCGCTGCTCACCGACACCACCGAAACCGACGAGACCGAGACCAGGAGGATCGATGCACGGTCGTGA
- a CDS encoding glycogen debranching N-terminal domain-containing protein, protein MHGTVACIDGNTFMVSDASGDVESSPATPVGLFAADTRFLSRWMLFVNGECMTALSVDDSQYYEVTFFVVPGQAVDYVQADVSAIRRRRIGPDLTESLTIFNYGEREMELDIRLEVAADFADIFEIKFDVSDKAGTYYTEVGPDELRLGYRRFTYRREVVVSATEPAEYDPDGLRFTVHLGPGEQWSTRLQAAMRALRPDGVDLRSALRAQRPDDSTLPASLQAWVAAAPTLDTDSVALQQVYARSLVDLAALRFAPLSLGGATVPAAGLPWFMTLFGRDSLLTCLQTLPVTPSLAPPTLRILASLQGARRDDVLEEDPGRILHELRYGESAAFEEQPHSPYYGTVDASPLFVVLLDEYERWSGDTALVLELEQEARAALTWIDEYADLTSTGYIWYQRRNRATGLDNQCWKDSWDSISYADGRLPGFPRATCETQGYAYDAKIRAARLARTVWGDLAFAERLEQGAAALYDRFNRDFWLEDAGFYALALDHDGTPVDSLSSNIGHLLWSGIVPPERAPRIVEHLMGPALFSGWGVRTFAEGQRRYNPLGYHNGTVWPFDNSFIAWGLRRYGFASEAGRIAESILSAATYFQGRLPEAFGGFDRATTRYPVRYPTAGSPQAWSSGACMLLIRTMLGLDPHEDHLALDPALPSAFGRMALMDVPGRWGKADAFARHRPDHPEP, encoded by the coding sequence ATCCACGGCACCGTGGCGTGCATCGACGGGAACACCTTCATGGTGTCCGACGCGAGTGGCGATGTGGAGTCGTCCCCCGCCACCCCGGTCGGGCTGTTCGCCGCCGACACCCGCTTCCTGTCCCGCTGGATGCTCTTCGTGAACGGCGAGTGCATGACCGCGCTGTCGGTGGACGACAGCCAGTACTACGAGGTCACGTTCTTCGTGGTGCCGGGCCAGGCGGTCGACTACGTGCAGGCCGACGTGTCCGCGATTCGGCGTAGGCGGATCGGCCCGGACCTCACCGAGTCGTTGACGATCTTCAACTACGGCGAGCGGGAGATGGAGCTCGACATCCGCCTGGAGGTGGCTGCCGACTTCGCCGACATCTTCGAAATCAAGTTCGACGTCAGTGACAAGGCCGGCACGTACTACACCGAGGTCGGCCCGGACGAGCTGCGCCTGGGTTACCGCCGCTTCACCTACCGCCGCGAGGTGGTCGTGTCGGCCACCGAACCCGCCGAGTACGACCCCGACGGCCTCCGGTTCACGGTCCACCTGGGCCCCGGAGAGCAGTGGTCGACGCGCCTGCAGGCGGCGATGCGGGCGCTGCGCCCGGACGGCGTCGACCTGCGCTCCGCCCTGCGGGCCCAGCGCCCGGACGACTCCACCCTGCCCGCCAGCCTGCAGGCCTGGGTCGCGGCGGCCCCGACGCTGGACACCGACAGCGTCGCCCTCCAACAGGTGTACGCCCGCAGCCTGGTGGACCTGGCCGCGCTGCGCTTCGCCCCGCTCTCGTTGGGCGGCGCGACCGTACCCGCGGCCGGGTTGCCGTGGTTCATGACCCTGTTCGGCCGCGACAGCTTGCTGACCTGCTTGCAGACCCTGCCCGTGACACCGTCGTTGGCTCCACCGACGTTGCGGATCCTGGCGTCGTTGCAGGGCGCTCGGCGCGACGACGTGCTGGAGGAGGACCCGGGCCGGATCCTGCACGAGCTGCGCTACGGCGAGTCGGCGGCGTTCGAGGAGCAGCCACACTCCCCGTACTACGGCACGGTGGACGCCTCGCCGCTGTTCGTGGTGCTGCTCGACGAGTACGAGCGGTGGAGCGGCGACACCGCACTGGTGCTGGAGCTGGAGCAGGAGGCCCGGGCCGCCCTGACCTGGATCGACGAGTACGCGGACCTGACCTCCACCGGCTACATCTGGTACCAGCGGCGCAACCGCGCCACCGGCCTGGACAACCAGTGCTGGAAGGACTCCTGGGACAGCATCTCCTACGCCGACGGACGGTTGCCGGGCTTTCCCAGGGCCACCTGCGAGACGCAGGGGTACGCCTACGACGCCAAGATCCGAGCTGCGCGGCTGGCGCGTACCGTCTGGGGTGACCTCGCCTTCGCCGAGCGGCTGGAGCAGGGGGCGGCGGCCCTGTACGACCGCTTCAACCGGGACTTCTGGCTTGAGGACGCCGGCTTCTACGCCCTCGCGCTCGACCACGACGGCACTCCGGTCGACAGTCTGTCCTCCAACATCGGGCATCTGCTGTGGAGTGGCATCGTGCCGCCGGAGCGGGCCCCGAGAATCGTCGAGCACCTGATGGGTCCGGCGCTCTTCTCCGGTTGGGGGGTGCGCACCTTCGCCGAGGGGCAGCGCCGTTACAACCCGCTCGGCTACCACAACGGCACGGTCTGGCCGTTCGACAACTCGTTCATCGCCTGGGGTCTGCGCCGGTACGGCTTCGCCAGTGAGGCGGGCCGCATCGCCGAGAGCATCCTCTCCGCGGCCACCTACTTCCAGGGTCGGCTGCCTGAGGCGTTCGGCGGGTTCGACCGCGCCACGACCCGCTACCCGGTCCGGTATCCGACCGCCGGTAGCCCGCAGGCGTGGTCCAGCGGAGCGTGCATGCTGCTCATCCGCACCATGCTCGGCCTCGACCCGCACGAGGACCACCTGGCGCTGGACCCCGCGCTACCGTCCGCCTTCGGGCGGATGGCGCTGATGGACGTTCCCGGCCGTTGGGGTAAGGCCGACGCCTTCGCCCGCCACCGCCCCGACCACCCCGAGCCGTAG
- the rph gene encoding rifamycin-inactivating phosphotransferase, giving the protein MDEGRSDLATLVDLREVDETQVAAVGGKAAHLGVLSRIDGVRVPTGFCVTTAAFRRVMAQAPSVDELLDQLSRLGPDDREAVGALSAEIRRSIEETPIPGDLAAAITGALAEFSEEAAYAVRSSATAEDSPTASFAGQQDTYLNVVGPAEILRHVSRCWASLFTERAVVYRLRNGVDHRKVQMAVVVQRMVFPDAAGILFTADPVSGDRRVATVDAGFGLGEALVSGLVNPDVFTVRDGEVVTRAVAAKQRAVVAVSGGGTREVAIDPQRQGQPALTEEQVVRLVRLGRRIEAHFGRPQDIEWCLADDDFLIVQSRPITTLFPVPPAGDQEKHVYLSVGHQQMMTDAMRPLGLSMWQLTAMAPMLEAGGRLFVDATRLLASPGRAGFLEMVGKSDPLMRDALQTLLDRPDFVPTTPVGDGGPARLPSGGASIETDPAIVTELVERNEASLAALRRDIATVTGTALFDFLLEAFEDHKRILAEPLSMQAIMAGMEATWWLNDRLYEWLGEKNAADTLTLSAPGNITSEMGLALLDVADAIRPHPEVVAFLRGVEDDDFLDELPKLAGGAEARAAIEAYLDRYGMRCVGEIDITRPRWSERPSTLVPVILDNVRLFEPGAARVRFEQGQQRAREKAQEVLTRLRALPDREQKADETERMIDRVRTFVGYREYPKYGIVSRYFVYKQALLDEAERLVRAGVLTEREDVFYLTFQEFHEVVRSHQLDDDLIRQRTDAFRSYQALTPPRVLTSDGEVLTGAYRRDDVPVGALVGVPVSAGAVEGRARVILDMAQADLEAGDILVTAHTDPSWTPLFVGIAGLVTEVGGLMTHGAVIAREYGLPAVVSVLDATRLIRDGQRIRVHGSDGYVEILP; this is encoded by the coding sequence ATGGACGAGGGCCGCAGCGACCTCGCAACGCTGGTGGACCTTCGGGAGGTCGACGAGACGCAGGTGGCGGCCGTCGGGGGCAAGGCCGCGCACCTGGGCGTGCTGTCGCGGATCGACGGGGTCCGCGTACCGACCGGGTTCTGCGTGACGACGGCCGCCTTCCGGCGGGTCATGGCGCAGGCCCCGTCGGTCGACGAGCTGCTCGACCAACTCTCCCGCCTCGGCCCGGACGACCGGGAGGCGGTCGGCGCGCTCAGCGCGGAGATCCGCCGGAGCATCGAGGAGACCCCGATCCCGGGCGACCTGGCGGCAGCGATCACCGGCGCGCTCGCGGAGTTCAGCGAGGAGGCGGCCTACGCCGTACGGTCCAGCGCGACGGCGGAGGACTCCCCCACGGCGTCCTTCGCCGGTCAGCAGGACACCTACCTGAACGTCGTGGGGCCGGCGGAGATCCTGCGGCACGTCAGCCGGTGCTGGGCGTCGCTGTTCACGGAGCGGGCCGTCGTCTACCGACTGCGCAACGGCGTCGACCACCGTAAGGTGCAGATGGCTGTCGTCGTACAGCGGATGGTCTTTCCGGACGCGGCCGGCATCCTGTTCACTGCCGACCCGGTCTCGGGCGACCGGAGGGTCGCGACCGTGGACGCCGGCTTCGGCCTCGGCGAGGCCCTGGTGTCCGGCCTGGTGAACCCTGACGTCTTCACGGTGCGCGACGGCGAGGTCGTCACCAGGGCGGTGGCCGCCAAACAGCGTGCCGTCGTCGCCGTGTCGGGCGGCGGTACGCGGGAGGTGGCGATCGACCCGCAGCGGCAGGGGCAGCCGGCGTTGACCGAGGAGCAGGTCGTGCGGCTGGTGCGGCTCGGGCGACGGATCGAGGCCCACTTCGGCCGCCCGCAGGACATCGAATGGTGCCTGGCCGACGACGACTTCCTGATCGTGCAGAGCCGGCCGATCACCACGCTGTTCCCCGTACCCCCGGCCGGTGACCAGGAGAAGCACGTCTACCTCTCGGTCGGTCACCAGCAGATGATGACCGACGCCATGAGGCCGCTGGGGCTGTCCATGTGGCAGTTGACGGCCATGGCCCCGATGCTGGAGGCCGGCGGTAGGTTGTTCGTCGACGCCACCCGGCTGCTGGCCTCGCCGGGCCGCGCCGGATTCCTGGAGATGGTCGGGAAGTCCGATCCGCTGATGAGGGACGCGTTGCAGACGCTCCTCGACCGCCCGGACTTCGTGCCGACGACGCCCGTGGGCGACGGTGGTCCCGCCCGGCTGCCGAGCGGCGGCGCGTCGATCGAGACCGACCCGGCCATCGTGACCGAGCTGGTCGAGCGCAACGAGGCGTCCCTCGCCGCCCTGCGGCGGGACATCGCGACGGTGACCGGCACGGCGCTGTTCGACTTCCTGCTGGAGGCCTTCGAGGACCACAAGCGGATCCTCGCCGAGCCGCTGAGCATGCAGGCGATCATGGCCGGCATGGAGGCCACCTGGTGGCTCAACGACCGGCTGTACGAGTGGCTGGGCGAGAAGAACGCCGCGGACACCCTCACCCTGTCCGCCCCCGGCAACATCACCTCGGAGATGGGGCTGGCGTTGCTGGACGTCGCCGATGCGATCCGTCCGCATCCGGAGGTGGTGGCGTTCCTGCGCGGCGTCGAGGACGACGACTTCCTCGACGAGTTGCCGAAGCTCGCGGGCGGGGCGGAGGCGCGTGCCGCCATCGAGGCGTACCTCGACCGGTACGGCATGCGCTGCGTCGGGGAGATCGACATCACCAGGCCACGGTGGAGCGAACGCCCCAGCACACTCGTGCCGGTGATCCTCGACAACGTCCGGCTCTTCGAGCCCGGTGCCGCCAGGGTGCGCTTCGAACAGGGGCAGCAGCGGGCGCGCGAGAAGGCGCAGGAGGTGCTGACGCGTCTGCGGGCGCTGCCGGACCGGGAGCAGAAGGCCGACGAGACCGAGCGGATGATCGACCGGGTGCGGACCTTCGTCGGCTATCGGGAGTACCCGAAGTACGGCATCGTCAGCCGCTACTTCGTCTACAAGCAGGCCCTGCTCGACGAGGCCGAACGTCTCGTGCGGGCCGGCGTCCTCACCGAGAGGGAGGACGTCTTCTACCTGACGTTCCAGGAGTTCCACGAGGTCGTGCGCTCGCACCAGCTGGACGACGACCTGATCCGGCAGCGCACTGACGCGTTCCGGTCGTACCAGGCACTGACGCCTCCCCGGGTGCTGACCTCGGACGGCGAGGTCCTCACCGGGGCCTACCGACGTGACGACGTGCCGGTGGGCGCTCTGGTCGGTGTGCCGGTGTCAGCCGGGGCTGTCGAAGGACGCGCCCGCGTCATCCTGGACATGGCCCAGGCCGATCTCGAAGCGGGCGACATCCTCGTCACGGCGCACACGGACCCCAGCTGGACGCCCCTGTTCGTCGGCATCGCCGGCCTGGTGACGGAGGTCGGCGGGTTGATGACGCACGGCGCGGTGATCGCACGGGAGTACGGCCTGCCGGCTGTCGTCAGCGTCCTCGACGCCACCCGGCTGATCCGCGACGGGCAGCGGATCCGCGTGCACGGCAGCGACGGGTACGTCGAGATCCTGCCCTGA
- a CDS encoding DUF4396 domain-containing protein has product MQPTWLLALSWAALAAGFVSFAIVVADTYLRGHRQPVRVMEIVWLVTVLYIGPAAVRLYWNWGRPEASARRRRNAERRPRRGVMVTYVSRCGAHCALGFVVAEVALYALKDDSAQGTLWFDYAGDYLAAVAIAVLFRYVGEPGRSVAQIWHAITTVIKVELVTITAFELALFAWLTLAHHVVFPEPSLRPDSPVFWFAGQIGLIAGFIAAWPAASWQLDRRAGRAA; this is encoded by the coding sequence ATGCAACCAACCTGGCTGTTGGCGCTGTCCTGGGCCGCGCTCGCGGCGGGGTTCGTCAGCTTCGCGATCGTGGTCGCCGACACCTATCTACGCGGGCACCGCCAGCCCGTCCGGGTGATGGAGATCGTTTGGCTGGTGACCGTCCTCTACATCGGCCCGGCGGCCGTCCGGCTCTACTGGAACTGGGGCAGACCCGAGGCGTCCGCACGGCGACGGCGCAACGCCGAGCGTCGGCCTCGGCGGGGCGTCATGGTCACCTATGTGTCCCGCTGTGGCGCGCACTGCGCGCTGGGCTTCGTCGTCGCCGAGGTCGCCCTGTACGCCCTCAAAGACGACTCGGCCCAGGGCACGTTGTGGTTCGACTACGCCGGCGACTACCTGGCGGCTGTGGCGATCGCCGTCCTCTTCCGGTACGTCGGCGAACCCGGTCGCAGCGTCGCGCAGATCTGGCACGCGATTACCACCGTCATCAAGGTCGAACTGGTGACCATCACCGCCTTCGAGCTGGCCCTGTTCGCGTGGCTGACGCTCGCGCACCACGTCGTCTTTCCCGAGCCGTCCCTGCGGCCGGACAGCCCGGTCTTCTGGTTCGCCGGCCAGATCGGGCTGATTGCCGGCTTCATCGCGGCGTGGCCGGCCGCCTCCTGGCAGCTCGATCGACGGGCCGGTCGAGCAGCGTAG